Proteins encoded within one genomic window of Thunnus albacares chromosome 13, fThuAlb1.1, whole genome shotgun sequence:
- the LOC122995610 gene encoding glycine-rich cell wall structural protein-like isoform X2: protein MSSIGNTKDIVVGTNTGQIGAGNVINISGGTGGQTNTGGSCDTGGGSNSGSTGNASGGKEFNVGNISDMTVGENIGDIGAKNNCNASGGQGVKVDIGNIHNMDVGTNVGHIGAKNNCNVSGGKGIEVNIGNIHNMDVGANVGDIGAGNNCNVNGGEGVKIDIGNMSNVAMGHNAGGFGVGNNCIVNGGKGAQIIIGNATNMGMGYIGHIGAGNNVNINMKPPSKRS, encoded by the exons ATGTCGTCCATTGGTAACACCAAGGACATTGTTGTTGGGACCAACACAGGACAGATTGGTGCTGGTAATGTAATCAATATTAGCG GAGGAACAGGAGGCCAAACAAATACTGGTGGCTCATGTGACACAGGAGGTGGAAGCAACTCTGGATCCACCGGTAATGCCAGCG GAGGAAAAGAATTCAATGTTGGCAACATAAGTGACATGACAGTTGGAGAAAATATAGGAGACATTGGTGCCAAGAACAACTGCAATGCGAGCG GAGGACAAGGAGTCAAAGTAGATATTGGCAACATACACAACATGGATGTTGGAACCAACGTTGGACACATTGGTGCAAAGAACAACTGCAATGTGAGCG GGGGAAAAGGAATAGAAGTAAATATTGGCAACATACACAACATGGATGTTGGAGCCAACGTTGGAGACATTGGTGCAGGGAACAACTGCAATGTAAATG GAGGAGAAGGAGTCAAAATAGATATTGGGAACATGAGCAATGTTGCTATGGGACACAATGCAGGAGGCTTTGGTGTAGGGAACAACTGCATTGTGAACG GAGGAAAAGGAGCCCAAATAATTATTGGCAATGCAACAAACATGGGAATGGGATACATCGGACACATTGGTGCAGGGAACAATGTTAACATTAACAT GAAACCCCCATCCAAGAGATCATAA
- the LOC122995610 gene encoding glycine-rich cell wall structural protein-like isoform X1: MSSIGNTKDIVVGTNTGQIGAGNVINISGGTGGQTNTGGSCDTGGGSNSGSTGNASGGKEFNVGNISDMTVGENIGDIGAKNNCNASGGQGVKVDIGNIHNMDVGTNVGHIGAKNNCNVSGGKGIEVNIGNIHNMDVGANVGDIGAGNNCNVNGGEGVKIDIGNMSNVAMGHNAGGFGVGNNCIVNAGGKGAQIIIGNATNMGMGYIGHIGAGNNVNINMKPPSKRS; encoded by the exons ATGTCGTCCATTGGTAACACCAAGGACATTGTTGTTGGGACCAACACAGGACAGATTGGTGCTGGTAATGTAATCAATATTAGCG GAGGAACAGGAGGCCAAACAAATACTGGTGGCTCATGTGACACAGGAGGTGGAAGCAACTCTGGATCCACCGGTAATGCCAGCG GAGGAAAAGAATTCAATGTTGGCAACATAAGTGACATGACAGTTGGAGAAAATATAGGAGACATTGGTGCCAAGAACAACTGCAATGCGAGCG GAGGACAAGGAGTCAAAGTAGATATTGGCAACATACACAACATGGATGTTGGAACCAACGTTGGACACATTGGTGCAAAGAACAACTGCAATGTGAGCG GGGGAAAAGGAATAGAAGTAAATATTGGCAACATACACAACATGGATGTTGGAGCCAACGTTGGAGACATTGGTGCAGGGAACAACTGCAATGTAAATG GAGGAGAAGGAGTCAAAATAGATATTGGGAACATGAGCAATGTTGCTATGGGACACAATGCAGGAGGCTTTGGTGTAGGGAACAACTGCATTGTGAACG CAGGAGGAAAAGGAGCCCAAATAATTATTGGCAATGCAACAAACATGGGAATGGGATACATCGGACACATTGGTGCAGGGAACAATGTTAACATTAACAT GAAACCCCCATCCAAGAGATCATAA
- the LOC122995610 gene encoding uncharacterized PE-PGRS family protein PE_PGRS54-like isoform X3, translating to MSSIGNTKDIVVGTNTGQIGAGNVINISGGTGGQTNTGGSCDTGGGSNSGSTGGKEFNVGNISDMTVGENIGDIGAKNNCNASGGQGVKVDIGNIHNMDVGTNVGHIGAKNNCNVSGGKGIEVNIGNIHNMDVGANVGDIGAGNNCNVNGGEGVKIDIGNMSNVAMGHNAGGFGVGNNCIVNAGGKGAQIIIGNATNMGMGYIGHIGAGNNVNINMKPPSKRS from the exons ATGTCGTCCATTGGTAACACCAAGGACATTGTTGTTGGGACCAACACAGGACAGATTGGTGCTGGTAATGTAATCAATATTAGCG GAGGAACAGGAGGCCAAACAAATACTGGTGGCTCATGTGACACAGGAGGTGGAAGCAACTCTGGATCCACCG GAGGAAAAGAATTCAATGTTGGCAACATAAGTGACATGACAGTTGGAGAAAATATAGGAGACATTGGTGCCAAGAACAACTGCAATGCGAGCG GAGGACAAGGAGTCAAAGTAGATATTGGCAACATACACAACATGGATGTTGGAACCAACGTTGGACACATTGGTGCAAAGAACAACTGCAATGTGAGCG GGGGAAAAGGAATAGAAGTAAATATTGGCAACATACACAACATGGATGTTGGAGCCAACGTTGGAGACATTGGTGCAGGGAACAACTGCAATGTAAATG GAGGAGAAGGAGTCAAAATAGATATTGGGAACATGAGCAATGTTGCTATGGGACACAATGCAGGAGGCTTTGGTGTAGGGAACAACTGCATTGTGAACG CAGGAGGAAAAGGAGCCCAAATAATTATTGGCAATGCAACAAACATGGGAATGGGATACATCGGACACATTGGTGCAGGGAACAATGTTAACATTAACAT GAAACCCCCATCCAAGAGATCATAA